Proteins encoded within one genomic window of Amycolatopsis nigrescens CSC17Ta-90:
- a CDS encoding GMC family oxidoreductase — translation MTARNTTTEAAGSAEEEAPDYDVVVVGSGFGGSVAALRLTEKGYRVAVVEAGRRFADDEFAKTSWDLRRYLWAPQLGFFGIQRVHLLKDVMVLAGAGVGGGSLVYANTLYRPLKPFYTDRQWSHITDWESELAPHYDQASRMLGVVTNPTVTPSDEVMQKVAVDLGVPESFHPTPVGVYFGDPGKRAADPYFGGAGPARTGCTECGSCMTGCRVGAKNTLVKNYLYLAEQGGAKVIPLTTVTALRERGDGSFEVDLRKTGTASRKFRHTITAGRVVLAAGTWGTQNLLHRMRDTGSLPRLSAKLGELTRTNSEAIIGSGRTKVDPARNFSHGVAITSSIHPDEITHIEPVRYGKGSNAMSLLQTVATDGASGVPRWRQVLRFIRSHPVQTAKLLNGYRWSERTVILLVMQSLDNSITTYTKRGLFGRRRYTSKQGHGEPNPSFIKAGYDANQRTAEHIGGIAGGTWGEIFDIPLTAHFIGGAPIGTDAEQGVIDPYHRVFNYPRLSIVDGTAITANLGVNPSLTITAQAERAFSCWPNKGEADPRPEQREPYRRVAPVAPRRPAVPAGAPAALRPAGEIVR, via the coding sequence GTGACTGCGCGTAACACCACCACCGAGGCCGCTGGTTCCGCCGAAGAAGAGGCGCCCGACTACGACGTGGTCGTGGTCGGCTCCGGGTTCGGCGGCAGTGTCGCCGCGCTCCGGCTGACCGAGAAGGGCTACCGGGTGGCCGTGGTCGAGGCCGGTCGCCGGTTCGCCGACGACGAGTTCGCCAAGACCTCCTGGGACCTGCGCCGCTACCTGTGGGCCCCGCAGCTCGGCTTCTTCGGCATCCAGCGCGTCCACCTGCTCAAGGACGTCATGGTGCTGGCCGGCGCGGGCGTTGGCGGCGGCTCGCTGGTGTACGCGAACACGCTTTACCGCCCGCTCAAGCCGTTCTACACCGACCGGCAGTGGTCGCACATCACCGACTGGGAGTCCGAGCTGGCGCCGCACTACGACCAGGCCAGCCGGATGCTGGGCGTGGTGACCAACCCGACCGTCACCCCGTCCGACGAGGTGATGCAGAAGGTCGCGGTGGACCTCGGCGTGCCGGAGTCCTTCCACCCGACCCCGGTCGGGGTGTACTTCGGCGACCCGGGCAAGCGCGCGGCGGACCCGTACTTCGGCGGTGCCGGGCCCGCGCGCACCGGCTGCACGGAGTGCGGCTCGTGCATGACCGGCTGTCGCGTCGGCGCCAAGAACACGCTGGTCAAGAACTACCTCTACCTCGCGGAGCAGGGCGGCGCGAAGGTCATCCCGCTGACCACGGTCACCGCGCTGCGCGAGCGGGGCGACGGCTCGTTCGAGGTGGACCTGCGCAAGACGGGCACCGCGTCGCGGAAGTTCCGGCACACGATCACCGCGGGCCGAGTGGTGCTCGCCGCCGGTACCTGGGGCACCCAGAACCTGCTGCACCGGATGCGCGACACCGGCTCGTTGCCCCGGCTCTCGGCCAAGCTCGGCGAGCTGACCAGGACCAACTCCGAGGCGATCATCGGCTCCGGCCGCACCAAGGTGGACCCGGCGCGGAACTTCAGCCACGGCGTCGCGATCACGTCCTCGATCCATCCGGACGAGATCACCCACATCGAGCCGGTGCGCTACGGCAAGGGCAGCAACGCGATGAGTCTGCTGCAGACCGTCGCCACCGACGGCGCGTCCGGGGTGCCGCGCTGGCGGCAGGTGCTGCGCTTCATCCGCAGCCACCCGGTGCAGACGGCCAAGCTGCTCAACGGCTACCGGTGGAGCGAGCGCACGGTGATCCTGCTGGTGATGCAGAGCCTGGACAACTCCATCACCACCTACACCAAGCGCGGGTTGTTCGGCCGCCGCAGGTACACCTCGAAACAGGGCCACGGCGAGCCGAACCCGAGCTTCATCAAGGCCGGGTACGACGCCAACCAGCGCACCGCCGAGCACATCGGCGGGATCGCCGGCGGGACCTGGGGCGAGATCTTCGACATCCCGCTGACCGCGCACTTCATCGGCGGTGCGCCGATCGGCACGGATGCCGAACAGGGAGTGATCGACCCGTACCACCGGGTCTTCAACTACCCCCGTCTCTCCATTGTGGACGGTACGGCGATCACCGCGAACCTCGGCGTGAACCCGTCGCTGACCATTACCGCGCAGGCCGAGCGGGCGTTCTCGTGCTGGCCCAACAAGGGCGAGGCGGACCCGCGGCCGGAGCAGCGCGAGCCGTACCGGCGGGTGGCCCCGGTCGCGCCCCGGCGGCCCGCGGTGCCGGCCGGCGCGCCGGCCGCGCTGCGTCCGGCAGGGGAAATCGTGCGCTGA
- a CDS encoding GuaB3 family IMP dehydrogenase-related protein, producing the protein MRDLVEIGMGRTARRAYDLDDVEIVPSRRTRSSSVVSTGWKIDAYQFDLPLVTHPTDAIVSPGTAVAVGELGGLGVLNAEGLWARQPNVEEAMFRLIRTAEENADDPAALVRVLQELHSAPIRLDLISEAIRTVRESGVTVAARVSPQHAAELTPDLIAAGVEILVVQGTIISAEHVAREGEPLDLKDFIGRLDVPVIAGGVGDYRTAMHLMRTGAAGVIVGHGYAPGVTSTDRVLGIGVPMATAIIDAAAARRDYLDETGGRYVHVLADGGMSSSGDIAKAIACGADAVMLGAPLAAAAEAPGQGLYWTAAAAHPSLPRSRVAAGPDYEVDLKTLLFGPSSDAEGAVNLFGALRRAMAKTGYSDLKEFQRVGLTVRG; encoded by the coding sequence GTGCGGGATCTGGTCGAGATCGGCATGGGGCGTACCGCCAGGCGAGCCTATGACCTCGACGACGTCGAGATCGTGCCCTCGCGGCGGACTCGCTCGTCCTCGGTGGTCTCCACCGGCTGGAAGATCGACGCCTACCAGTTCGACCTGCCGCTAGTGACGCACCCGACCGACGCGATCGTGTCGCCGGGTACCGCGGTGGCGGTCGGTGAGCTGGGCGGGTTGGGTGTGCTCAACGCCGAGGGCTTGTGGGCGCGCCAGCCGAACGTCGAAGAGGCGATGTTCCGGCTGATCAGGACGGCCGAGGAGAACGCGGACGACCCGGCCGCGCTGGTGCGCGTGCTGCAGGAGCTGCATTCGGCGCCGATCAGGCTGGACCTGATCAGCGAGGCGATCCGCACCGTGCGCGAGTCCGGGGTGACGGTGGCCGCGCGGGTCAGCCCGCAGCACGCCGCCGAGCTGACCCCCGACTTGATCGCGGCCGGGGTGGAGATCCTGGTGGTGCAGGGCACGATCATTTCGGCCGAGCACGTGGCCAGGGAGGGCGAGCCGCTCGACCTGAAGGACTTCATCGGCAGGCTGGACGTGCCGGTGATCGCGGGCGGGGTCGGGGACTACCGGACCGCGATGCACCTGATGCGGACCGGCGCGGCCGGCGTGATCGTCGGGCACGGTTATGCGCCCGGGGTGACCAGCACCGACCGGGTGCTCGGCATCGGCGTGCCGATGGCCACCGCGATCATCGACGCGGCCGCCGCCCGGCGGGACTACCTGGACGAGACCGGCGGCCGATATGTGCACGTGCTCGCGGACGGCGGGATGAGCTCTTCCGGCGACATCGCGAAGGCGATCGCTTGCGGGGCGGACGCGGTGATGCTCGGCGCGCCGCTGGCCGCTGCCGCTGAGGCGCCGGGCCAGGGGCTGTACTGGACCGCGGCCGCCGCGCACCCGTCGTTGCCGCGTTCGCGGGTGGCGGCCGGACCGGACTACGAGGTGGACCTCAAGACGCTGCTGTTCGGGCCGTCGTCCGATGCGGAGGGTGCGGTGAACCTGTTTGGTGCGCTGCGGCGCGCGATGGCGAAGACCGGCTACTCGGATCTGAAGGAATTCCAGCGGGTCGGCCTCACCGTCCGCGGCTGA
- the guaB gene encoding IMP dehydrogenase has product MTSENPADVPSKFAMLGLTFDDVLLLPAESDVVPSSVDTSTRLSRNVTLRIPLVSAAMDTVTEARMAIAMARQGGMGVLQRNLPIEEQAAAVEVVKRSEAGMVTDPVTCAPDATLSEVDSLCARFRISGVPVTDAAGTLVGIITNRDMRFEVDHSRPVSEVMTKAPLITAQVGVTADAALGLLRRHKIEKLPIVDGAGKLRGLITVKDFVKTEQYPNATKDTDGRLLVGAAVGVGADGHQRAMALADAGVDVLMVDTAHGHSRAVVDTVTTLKKELGDTVDVVGGNVATRAGAQALVDAGADGVKVGVGPGSICTTRVVAGVGVPQISAIYEADQACRPAGVPVIGDGGIQYSGDIAKALAAGASAVMLGSLLAGTAEAPGDLILVNGKQFKTYRGMGSLGAMQSRGQAKSYSKDRYAQDDVLSEDKLVPEGIEGRIPFRGPLVNVVHQLVGGLRSGMGYTGAQTIAELQHAQLVRITAAGLKESHPHDITMTVESPNYTTR; this is encoded by the coding sequence ATGACCAGCGAGAACCCCGCTGACGTTCCCAGCAAGTTCGCGATGCTCGGATTGACCTTCGACGACGTCTTGCTGCTTCCGGCCGAGTCGGACGTGGTGCCCAGTTCCGTGGACACCAGCACCAGGCTGTCCCGCAACGTGACCCTGCGGATTCCGCTGGTCTCCGCGGCGATGGACACCGTCACCGAGGCCAGGATGGCGATCGCGATGGCGCGCCAGGGCGGGATGGGCGTGCTCCAGCGCAACCTGCCGATCGAGGAGCAGGCGGCCGCGGTGGAGGTGGTCAAGCGTTCCGAAGCCGGCATGGTCACCGACCCGGTGACCTGCGCGCCGGACGCGACTCTGTCCGAAGTGGACTCCCTGTGCGCGCGGTTCCGGATCTCCGGGGTGCCGGTGACCGACGCGGCGGGCACCCTGGTGGGCATCATCACCAACCGGGACATGCGGTTCGAGGTGGATCACAGCCGTCCGGTCAGCGAGGTGATGACCAAGGCGCCGCTGATCACCGCCCAGGTCGGGGTGACCGCGGACGCCGCGCTCGGGCTGCTGCGCCGGCACAAGATCGAGAAGCTGCCGATCGTGGACGGCGCCGGCAAGCTGCGCGGCCTGATCACCGTCAAGGACTTCGTCAAGACAGAGCAGTACCCGAACGCCACCAAGGACACCGACGGCAGGCTGCTGGTCGGCGCCGCGGTGGGCGTCGGCGCGGACGGCCACCAGCGGGCGATGGCGCTCGCGGACGCCGGGGTGGACGTGCTGATGGTGGACACCGCGCACGGGCACTCCCGCGCCGTGGTGGATACCGTGACCACGCTGAAGAAGGAACTGGGCGACACGGTCGACGTGGTCGGCGGGAACGTGGCGACCAGGGCCGGCGCGCAGGCGCTGGTGGACGCGGGCGCGGACGGGGTCAAGGTGGGCGTCGGCCCCGGCTCGATCTGCACCACGCGGGTGGTCGCCGGGGTGGGCGTGCCCCAGATCTCCGCGATCTACGAGGCGGATCAGGCGTGCCGGCCGGCCGGGGTGCCGGTGATCGGCGACGGCGGCATCCAGTACTCCGGCGACATCGCCAAGGCGCTGGCCGCGGGTGCCAGCGCGGTGATGCTGGGCAGCCTGCTGGCCGGTACCGCGGAGGCGCCGGGTGACCTGATCCTGGTCAACGGCAAGCAGTTCAAGACCTACCGCGGGATGGGCTCGCTCGGCGCCATGCAGTCCCGTGGCCAGGCGAAGTCGTACTCCAAGGACCGTTACGCGCAGGACGACGTGCTGTCCGAGGACAAGCTGGTGCCGGAGGGCATCGAGGGGCGGATCCCGTTCCGCGGTCCGCTGGTCAACGTGGTGCACCAGCTCGTCGGCGGTCTTCGTTCGGGCATGGGCTACACCGGCGCGCAGACCATCGCCGAGCTGCAGCACGCCCAGCTGGTCCGGATCACCGCCGCCGGGCTCAAGGAGAGCCACCCGCACGACATCACGATGACCGTCGAATCGCCCAACTACACCACCCGCTGA
- a CDS encoding DUF5319 domain-containing protein, whose translation MPHDVLPPDPFADDPDDPAREITALDDHLDEPIGADERTELLADLSDLAVYQALLQPRGVRGIVVDCGECDQPHYHDWHLLRASLEQLLADGRMRPHEPAFDPNPTDYVSWDYCRGFADGVTATESAY comes from the coding sequence GTGCCGCACGACGTGTTGCCCCCAGACCCGTTCGCGGACGACCCGGACGACCCGGCCAGGGAGATCACCGCGCTGGACGATCACCTGGACGAGCCGATCGGCGCCGACGAACGCACCGAACTGCTCGCTGACCTCTCGGACCTGGCCGTCTACCAAGCGCTGCTACAACCCCGCGGCGTGCGCGGGATCGTGGTCGACTGCGGCGAGTGTGACCAGCCGCACTACCACGACTGGCACCTGCTGCGGGCCAGCCTCGAGCAGCTGCTCGCCGATGGCCGGATGCGGCCGCACGAGCCTGCCTTCGATCCCAACCCCACCGACTACGTGAGCTGGGACTACTGCCGTGGCTTCGCCGACGGGGTGACCGCCACCGAGAGCGCCTACTGA